The proteins below come from a single Erinaceus europaeus chromosome 20, mEriEur2.1, whole genome shotgun sequence genomic window:
- the HEPHL1 gene encoding ferroxidase HEPHL1 isoform X3, with amino-acid sequence MPGTPRAACTLLLSLLLGCAGPAGATTRTYHIGVVEEYWDYVPQGKNVITGTSFAEDKLATLFLERGPNRIGGLYKKAVYRLYTDATYSTELPKPAWLGFLGPVLRAEVGDVVVVHLKNFASRPYSLHPHGVFYDKDSEGALYPDGTSGRNKKDDMVPPGKNYTYVWPVREEYAPTPADANCLTWVYHSHIDAPKDICSGLIGPLLVCKKGILNPYSGARMDVDREFVIMFTLVDENQSWYLDENIQHFCTEPSSVNKDDAVFQRSNKMHALNGFLFGNLPEPQACVGESVSWHLFGMGNEIDIHSIYFYGNTFVSRGHRTDVVNLFPATFLTADMLVENPGRWMITCQVSDHLQAGMLGQYSVDSCKRDAPHTEVHGQHRRYFIAAEKVLWNYAPLGYDRFSGQPLNASGSEASVYFTRGENRIGGTYWKAQYVEYVDATFKQRKRRTEAEAHLGILGPVIRAEVGDTLLVTFANKADRAYSILPHGVFYDKASDAAPNADGFVKPGAHVKPGQTFTYRWTVPKSVSPTAGDPPCLSYLYFSAVDPIKDTSSGLVGPLLVCKKGVLSADGTQKGVDREFHLLFTVFDENLSRYLDENIQKFSWRPFSVDREDKDFVKSNRMHAINGYMYGNQPGLSMCQRDRVSWHLMGMGTDTDMHGVYFQGNTLLLRGAHRDSLALFPHVSTTTFMQPDHAGLFRVFCSTLGHFSKGMNQMYEVGSCGMKDPAEQPYGMMRTFYIAAEEVEWDYAPNKNWEFEKQHLDAGGERHGDIFMNHTENWIGSQYKKVVYREYTNGEFVEIKARPPQEEHLELLGRHQPISPAPRHSLGPMIHAEVGDSILIIFKNKAERPYSIWAHGVEAVDSGKQLQVPATKPGEIRTYRWNVPKRSGPGPSDPNCIPWLYYSTVDFVKDMYSGLMGPLITCREGVLNDKGRRSDVDHEFVLLFLVFNENESWYLGDNIKKYLNKDPRDFRPADDFEESNRMHAINGKIFGNLHGLVMNEDSMTNWYLLGLGSEVDIHTVHYHAESFLFKIDTSYREDVYDLFPGTFQTIELFADHPGTWLLHCHVSDHIHAGMETTYTVLRNTDNMVPYSTKPPSRGRSSPATEPPKGPPGQEHLYFFGKQLGPRGAKAALVILFLLGLLLLGLSLALLLRLRSERQRGAYREVQTCALPTEAL; translated from the exons GCTGGCCACCTTGTTTCTGGAGCGAGGGCCCAACCGGATAGGCGGGCTGTACAAGAAGGCCGTGTACAGGCTGTACACGGATGCCACCTACAGCACAGAGCTGCCCAAGCCGGCCTGGCTGGGCTTCCTGGGCCCCGTGCTGAGGGCCGAGGTGGGTGATGTGGTGGTCGTCCACCTGAAGAACTTCGCCTCACGCCCCTACTCCCTGCACCCGCACGGCGTGTTCTACGACAAGGACTCGGAGG GAGCCCTGTACCCAGACGGGACGTCTGGCAGGAACAAGAAGGATGACATGGTTCCTCCTGGCAAAAACTACACGTACGTGTGGCCCGTGAGGGAGGAGTACGCGCCCACCCCGGCCGATGCCAACTGCCTGACCTGGGTGTACCACTCGCACATCGACGCCCCCAAGGACATCTGCTCGGGACTCATCGGCCCGCTGCTGGTGTGCAAGAAAG GGATCCTGAACCCATATTCTGGGGCAAGGATGGATGTGGACCGTGAGTTTGTCATCATGTTCACGCTGGTAGACGAGAACCAGAGCTGGTACCTGGATGAGAACATCCAGCATTTCTGCACTGAACCCTCCTCCGTGAACAAGGACGATGCCGTCTTCCAGCGCAGCAACAAGATGCACG CCCTCAATGGATTCCTGTTCGGGAACCTCCCCGAGCCCCAGGCGTGCGTGGGCGAGTCGGTGTCCTGGCACCTGTTCGGCATGGGGAACGAGATTGACATCCACTCCATCTACTTCTACGGCAACACCTTCGTCAGCAGGGGCCACCGCACCGATGTGGTCAATCTGTTCCCTGCCACCTTCCTGACGGCTGACATGCTCGTGGAGAACCCCGGCAGGTGGATGATAACCTGCCAGGTCAGCGACCACCTGCAAG CCGGCATGCTGGGGCAGTACAGTGTAGACAGCTGCAAACGGGACGCCCCCCACACTGAGGTGCACGGCCAGCACAGGCGCTACTTCATCGCCGCGGAGAAGGtgctgtggaattatgcccctctgGGCTACGACAGGTTCAGCGGGCAGCCCCTCAACGCCTCTGGCAG CGAGGCCAGCGTCTACTTCACACGTGGGGAGAACAGGATTGGTGGCACCTACTGGAAGGCTCAGTACGTGGAGTACGTGGACGCCACCTTCAAGCAGAGGAAGAGACGCACGGAGGCCGAGGCCCACCTCGGGATCCTGG GCCCCGTCATCAGGGCGGAGGTGGGTGACACCCTTCTGGTGACCTTCGCCAACAAGGCAGACCGGGCCTACAGCATCCTGCCCCACGGCGTGTTCTACGACAAGGCCTCGGACGCGGCCCCCAATGCAGACG GGTTTGTGAAGCCAGGAGCACACGTGAAGCCGGGCCAGACCTTCACGTACCGGTGGACAGTGCCCAAGAGTGTGAGCCCCACGGCCGGGGACCCGCCATGCCTCTCCTACCTGTACTTCTCAGCCGTGGACCCTATCAAGGACACCAGCTCCGGCCTGGTGGGGCCCCTGCTGGTCTGCAAGAAGGGAGTCCTGAGTGCCGACGGTACCCAG AAAGGGGTAGACAGGGAGTTCCACCTGCTCTTCACCGTCTTCGATGAGAACCTGAGCAGATACCTTGACGAGAACATCCAGAAGTTCTCCTGGCGCCCCTTCAGCGTGGACAGGGAGGACAAGGACTTTGTGAAGTCCAACCGCATGCACG cCATCAACGGCTACATGTACGGCAACCAGCCGGGCCTGAGCATGTGCCAGAGGGACAGGGTGTCCTGGCACCTGATGGGCATGGGCACCGACACCGACATGCACGGGGTCTACTTCCAAGGCAACACCCTCCTGCTTCGGGGGGCTCACCGGGATAGCCTGGCCCTGTTCCCACACGTCTCCACCACCACCTTCATGCAGCCTGACCACGCAG GTCTGTTCAGGGTGTTCTGCTCCACTCTGGGCCACTTCTCCAAAGGCATGAACCAGATGTATGAGGTCGGCAGCTGCGGCATGAAGGACCCCGCCGAGCAGCCCTATGGGATGATGCGGACCTTTTACATCGCCGCTGAGGAGGTAGAATGGGATTATGCCCCCAACAAAAACTGGGAGTTCGAAAAGCAGCACTTGGACGCCGGAGGGGAAAG GCATGGAGACATATTCATGAACCACACCGAGAACTGGATCGGCTCCCAGTACAAGAAGGTGGTGTACCGGGAGTACACCAACGGGGAGTTTGTGGAGATCAAGGCCCGGCCCCCTCAGGAGGAGCACCTGGAGCTCCTGGGTAGGCACCAGCCCATCTCACCTGCCCCCAGACACTCTCTGG GCCCCATGATCCATGCAGAGGTGGGCGACTCCATCCTCATCATCTTTAAGAACAAGGCGGAGCGGCCCTACTCCATCTGGGCCCATGGCGTGGAGGCCGTGGACAGCGGGAAGCAGCTGCAAGTGCCCGCCACCAAGCCAG GAGAAATCAGGACGTACCGATGGAACGTCCCAAAGAGATCGGGCCCCGGGCCCTCGGACCCCAACTGCATCCCCTGGCTGTACTACTCCACGGTGGACTTTGTGAAG GACATGTACAGCGGCCTGATGGGCCCGCTGATCACCTGCAGAGAAGGCGTGCTCAACGACAAGGGGAGGAGGAGCGACGTGGACCACGAGTTTGTCCTCCTGTTTCTGGTCTTCAATGAGAACGAGTCCTGGTACCTGGGCGACAACATCAAGAAGTACCTCAACAAGGACCCTCGGGACTTCAGGCCCGCGGATGACTTTGAAGAGAGCAACAGGATGCACG CCATCAACGGGAAGATTTTTGGGAACCTCCATGGCCTGGTCATGAATGAAGACAGCATGACAAACTGGTACCTGCTGGGGCTAGGCAGCGAGGTGGACATCCACACCGTCCACTACCATGCCGAGAGCTTTCTCTTCAAA ATAGACACGTCTTACCGGGAAGACGTGTACGACCTCTTTCCTGGCACCTTCCAAACCATCGAGCTGTTTGCTGACCACCCCGGTACGTGGCTTCTGCATTGCCACGTCTCCGACCACATCCACGCCGGCATGGAGACTACCTACACGGTGCTGCGGAACACGG ACAACATGGTTCCCTATTCCACCAAGCCTCCTTCCAGGGGCCGGTCCAGCCCAGCCACGGAGCCCCCCAAAG GCCCCCCCGGCCAGGAGCACCTCTACTTCTTTGGCAAGCAGCTGGGGCCACGAGGAGCCAAGGCCGCCCTGGTGATTCTCTTCCTCCtggggctgctgctgctgggccTGTCGCTGGCTCTGCTCCTCAGGCTACGCTCCGAGCGCCAGAGGGGAGCCTACCGGGAGGTGCAGACCTGCGCGCTCCCCACCGAGGCCCTGTGA